Genomic segment of Streptococcus pneumoniae:
GCACTATGGGGGTATGAGGAACTCTTTAAAACAGCTTTTGGCTCACTTCGTAGTCTAGGAGAAATTTCTCGTGCCATGGGGCCACTGATTCTAATCGCCCTTGGTTTTGCAGTAGCTAGTAAAGCAGGATTTTTTAACGTTGGTTTACCAGGACAAGCTTTGTCAGGTTGGATTATGAGTGCCTGGTTTGCACTTTCTTTCCCAGATTTGCCACGAATGGTTATGATTCCTATGACCATTATCATTGGAATGGTCTCTGGGGGAATCATTGGAGCAATCCCAGGGATTTTAAGAGCTTACCTAGGAACTAGTGAGGTCATTGTAACCATCATGATGAACTACATCGTGCTTTATGTGGGAAATGCTTTTATCCGTAGTTTTCCAAAGAGTGTGATGCAAAGTGTTGACTCTAGTATCAAGGTTGGAGCAAATGCGACCTATCAAACAGAGTGGCTCCGTGCATTGACCAATAATTCGCGGATGAATATCGGTATTTTCTTTGCGATTATCGCTGTGATTGCGATCTGGTTCATGCTAAAGAAAACAACCCTTGGTTTTGAGATTCGCTCAGTCGGTCTAAATCCAAATGCCAGCGAATATGCAGGAATGTCTTCTAAACGGACTATTATCCTTTCTATGATTATCTCAGGTGCTCTTGCAGGACTTGGAGGGGTAGTCGAAGGTCTAGGAACATTCCAGAATGTCTATGTCCAAGGAAGTTCCTTGAGCGTTGGATTTAACGGAATGGCGGTCAGCCTTCTTGCGACTAACTCGCCAGTGGGAATCCCATTTGCGGCCTTCTTATTTGGTGTCTTGCAAGTCGGAGCTCCAGGGATGAATACCGCAACTATTCCATCAGAATTGGTAAATATTGTGACAGCCTCTATTATTTTCTTTGTCAGCGTTCATTACATCATTGAACGATACATGAAGCCTAAAAAACACGCAAAAGGAGGAAAATAAAATGAGTTTTGTAACAATGTTAGGTTTGTTGGTTTCCTCTATGCTCATTTATGCAGCTCCGCTGATTTTTACTAGTATTGGTGGTGCGTATTCTGAGCACGCTGGAGTCGTTAATGTCGGTTTAGAAGGAATCATGGTTATGGGGGCTTTTTCAGGAGTTGTCTTTAACTTGACTTTCTATGAAACATTTGGAGCTTTGACGCCTTGGCTTTCCCTCTTTGTTGGAGGAATAGTTGGTTTAGTGTTCTCATTGATTCATGCTGTGGCTACGATTAACTTCCGTGCGGACCATGTCGTTAGTGGTACAGTGTTGAACCTCATGGCACCAGCCCTTGCTATCTTTTTAGTAAAAGCTCTTTATGGAAAAGGACAAACAGATAATATTCAAGTTTCTTTTGGTAAATTTGATTTCCCAATTTTGTCAAACATCCCAATCATTGGTGATATTTTCTTTAAAAACACGAGTCTTATGGGCTATGTAGCTATCGGATTTGCTTTTCTATCATGGTTTATCATGTTTAAGACCAAATTCGGATTGCGCTTACGTTCAGTTGGAGAACACCCACAAGCAGCAGATACGTTAGGAATCAATGTTTATCTCATGAAGTATTACGGAGTGATGATTTCTGGATTCCTAGGAGGGGTTGGAGGAGCGATTTATGCTCAATCTATCTCTGTTAACTTTGCAGCAACAACCATTATCGGACCTGGTTTTATCTCCCTTGCCGCTATGATTTTTGGGAAATGGAATCCAATCGGAGCCATGCTATCGAGTCTCTTCTTTGGTTTATCCCAAAGTTTGGCAGTTATCGGAAGCCAGTTGCCGTTCTTGTCACATGTGCCAGCAGTTTATTTGCAAATTGCGCCATACGTTTTGACAATCGTTGTCCTTGCTGCCTTCTTTGGAAAAGCAGTAGCGCCCAAAGCAGATGGAGTCAACTATATCAAATCCAAATAATAGTAAAGTTGAGAAGATTTTCTTCTCAACTTTTTTCTTATTTTACGAATAAGTAGGAAAGGAGGTAAACGTCCAATAACGAGGTATATTGAAAAGTTCCAAAGCCAAGCAAGACTTTGGAACTTTCATTTACAATTTTCCTGTATGTGTTTAGACCATGGTAAATAGACCTCTATCACTTCCTTTTTTGCGAGAGTTTCCTCGTTTGGAAGTTTTTCTAGAAGATAAGTGATATATTTCTCTGAATCAAGCCCATGTCGCTTAGCCGTTTCCAATAGGCTTAGAATGATAGCTGTTGACTTGGCTCCTTCGAAGCTTTGGCTAAATAACCAATTTTTACGTCCTATGACTAAGGATTTAATGGAGCGCTCAGCCATATTGTTAGATAAGACCAAGTTTCCATCCTCTAATACAGCCTTGAAAGTTGCTTCACACTTAAGACTATACTCAATGGCTTGACCGAGTTTCGAACCTGGCAAGACTGCTTGAGCACGACACCATTCAAAGAACTCATCCATCAGCGGGGCCAACTCTGTCTGCCGCTTTACCAAACGCTCCTCTGACCTGAGAGATTCCCAAGAAGCTTCCAAGGCAAACAGGTTATCACAGTAAGCTAACCCTTTCAGTCCCAGAGACTGCTTATCAGCTTGTTTAGGTGTCGCATCGAAGAATTTCCGTCTCACATGCGCCCAACAGCCCACCAACTTGGCATTCTCCAACTGTCTATAAGCCGACCACATGTCACAATGCACATAGCCACCATAGTCTCCTAGAAACTCTTTCACGACTAGCCCGCTCCGCCTCTTATCATGGTGGTAAAGCGTAATCCCTGTTTCCTCATGCTTGCCAGATAAGAAAGTCCAATAGTAGGTCAGCTGACTATCACTCTCCAAGACCTTGTAAGAAGTTTCATCCGCATGGAGAACAGATTGCTCCAACAATTTTTCACGAAGCAGATCATACAACGGCTCAAAATAATACTGACTAGATTTGATATGCCAATTCGCCATTTCTTTCCGTGTGATGGGTAAGCCAAGCTTGTTCCAATCGTCCTCCTGCCTCTGAATACAAGCTCCAATCTCCTTCAGCTCACCATGGCAATCTGGGCAAGTACAGGCAGCACCAGTTAACTCATGATGGACTTCCTCAGGTTCAAATTGACTGAGAATAGCTTTTCGAACGCCCTTTTTTTTCTTGCGTTTGTAGGTGATTTCTTCCGTTTCAACTGGGTAAGTCAGCGTCTTCTTCAGGCAATGCTTCCTCACCAAATAAGCTCATTTGACCGTCCATCTGAGGAGACTTTTCAGAAGATTTTCCATAGAGCTTTTGGGTTAAATACGCTACTTGTTCACGAAGGAGGGCAAGCTCATTAGACAGGCTTTCAATGGTTTTGGCTTGTGTTTCAATGATTTTTTCTAATGATGACATGATTTCCCTCTCATACTGTTTTCAACATTATACCTAAAGAAAAGCCATGATTTCAATAGAAATCACGACTTTTTGAAACTTTTATTTTGGGCCTTATAGAAAAGCCCTTCATAAGCCAATCCACCTGTTCAGCTGTCAAGGCTTCGACCTCATCACTATTTCTTGGCCAAGCTAGTTTACCGTTTTCAAAGCGTTTATAAAGTAACCAGAAGCCTTGACCGTCCCAGTAAAGCGCTTTGAACCGATCACGTTGACCACCGCAGAAGAGATAAACAGCCCCTGAAAAAGGATCTAATTCATGTTGGGATTTAACAAGATAGGCTAGGGAATCAATGCCCTGACGCATATCGGTTTTCCCACAGACAAGATAAACTTGCCCTAAGTCACTTAGTCGAATGGTCATTGTTCAGCACCTTATTCAAAATCGTTTCTATCATCTCTTGAGGGCATGAGCGGAACAAGCTTATTTCCGACTTTCCCACACGTATCTTCACCATCATTTCATTTCTACTCTTCTTGGGAAAACTGCGAGATTGGGGAAGTTCCAAAGGAACAATTGGTTGTGACATGATAATAGCCTCCTGTTTTAGTTGATACTAAGAGTATACAGGAGGATCGTGAATCAAAGAAGATACCTGATTATTGGGCGGTTACAAAGTATCTAATTGCTCTACTAGCCTTTCTTTGCTTCTTACCATCTGTTTCAGCTGGCACTTATCAAGACGAAGTAAGTTCCTATGAAGCGATCAGTCTTACGACTGTAAAAGATAAAATTAAGAAGAAAGAAGATTTCTATCTCTATATTGGACGCTCTGACTATGAAGGAGCGATTCGATTGCTTCCTAAGTTAAATCAAGCGAATCAAGGAAGACTACGCAAGATTTACTATCTCAACACATCAGGAATTGATAGCAAAGCTTATAAAACTTTTGCCAAGAAATACCAAATAAAATCACCTATCTATCTTGCTCATTTCGGACAAAGAAAGGAGTTGAGTCATTTATCAAATCTTGAAAACAGCACTGTTGAAATGATTCAAGAGTATTTAGGACAAGAGTAGTTGTAAAGAATGAAAAATTCTCAAAAATGTAAACACAAAACCTGTGCGGTAAGATTTGACAAAAGTTTTAGAACATGATACAATATAATGGATTTTAAACTTGAAGGGAGTGAAAAAATGTCAAAAACAGTAGTACGTAAAAATGAGTCTCTTGACGATGCTCTTCGTCGTTTCAAACGCGCTGTTACTAAAGCTGGTACTCTTCAAGAAACACGTAAACGTGAATTCTATGAAAAACCTTCTGTAAAACGTAAACGTAAATCAGAAGCAGCTCGTAAACGTAAAAAATTCTAATGAAGCGTGATTAGAGAGTAAAAGTAGGAATTTTCCTACTTTTTTCTATTTTAGTTTAAAAATATCAAAAAAATTGATTTAAACTCTTGCAATTCATCAGAAAGTATGCTAATATTATCTATGGTTTGAAAAAACTGCCTAAGACAGTAGGGGAGCTAGACTCATAAAGATCCTACCGAGGACAAAACGTATCAAAAAAGAAGCGTATTGTACTTTCGTGTCTAGGTTTGGGCGCGTTTTTCTTTTGAAAAATCCCAAGCAAAATAATTACGGAGGTGAAACACTAAATGAGTGAAGCAATTATTGCTAAAAAAGCGGAACTAGTTGACGTAGTAGCTGAGAAAATGAAAGCTGCTGCATCTATCGTCGTTGTTGACGCTCGTGGTTTGACAGTTGAGCAAGATACAGTTCTTCGTCGTGAGCTTCGTGGAAGCGAAGTTGAGTATAAAGTTATCAAAAACTCAATCTTACGTCGTGCAGCTGAAAAAGCTGGTCTTGAAGATCTATCATCTGTTTTTGTTGGACCATCTGCTGTGGCATTTTCTAACGAAGATGTTATCGCACCAGCGAAAATCTTGAACGACTTTTCTAAAAACGCAGAAGCACTTGAAATCAAAGGTGGTGCAATCGAAGGCGCTGTCGCATCAAAAGAAGAGATTCTTGCACTTGCAACTCTTCCAAACCGCGAAGGACTTCTTTCTATGCTCCTTTCTGTACTTCAAGCGCCAGTGCGCAACGTTGCTCTTGCAGTCAAAGCGGTTGCAGAAAGCAAAGAAGACGCAGCTTAATCTGCGCAGCGTAGCCTAGCTACAACAATCTATATTTATAAAAACATATTTGGAGGAAATAACAATGGCATTGAACATTGAAAACATTATTGCTGAAATTAAAGAAGCTTCAATCCTTGAGCTTAACGATCTTGTAAAAGCTATCGAAGAAGAATTTGGTGTAACTGCAGCTGCTCCTGTAGCTGTTGCTGCAGCTGGTGCTGCTGACGCTGGTGCTGCTAAAGATTCATTCGACGTTGAATTGACATCTGCTGGCGACAAAAAAGTTGGCGTTATCAAAGTTGTACGTGAAATCACAGGTCTTGGTCTTAAAGAAGCTAAAGAACTTGTTGACGGAGCACCTGCAATGGTTAAAGAAGGCGTTGCAACTGCAGAAGCTGAAGAAATCAAAGCTAAATTGGAAGAAGCTGGAGCTTCAGTTACTCTTAAATAATAGAGTATCGCAATTTCATTGCGGAAGCCTAGTAAATCAAGGTCTAAGCTTGTCTTAGGGCGATTAAAAAAAGAAGGCGGGATTTAATTTCCCGCCAACCCCCCGCCAGATATTATTTTGGCGGGGGATTTTTTATATATCGAATCTATTTTTCACGTCTAAGGACAACAATATCTTCAACAATCAGCTTTTAATGCAGTATAATTTCTCCATTATGTATTTTTTGTGAAGAAATAGGTAGGGCGTAGATACCAACATGATCATCTATTTGATAGATTGATTGGGCAGTACGCATCTTTTTACTGTATTGAACTTGTATGAGATTATCGCAATAATCTTGAACTATTAATTCAATCCAATCAGAATTGTATTTATGTTTTATAGAAACTATTTTTCCACGTATAAAAAATTTTGCATAAGATTTCTGATAGGCAAATCCGAAGTCTGTTTCATCTCTATTGAAATAGCTAGCTAATTCTGTTTTTTCATGTTTTATAAAATCAGCGGTAAAATATTTAATTTGTTGATTGGATGTTCTATTTTCGATATGACCAGCAACTGATACTGTCTGGCCTTTCTGAAGTTTAGTGTTGTTCTGATGATAATAAAATTTCAAATATGTATGTTTACGACCAGCTCCATTTCTAATAAATAAAATAAAGTAACATTCTCTTTTGTCGAAAGAAATGTCAACAATTTTTCCTCTTGATAAAATATTGTTAGAAAATTTGCGACCGGATTGTAGATGATTTTGATTCCTCATTATATATTACCTCCATTTCATCAATAATCTACATTCATAGTATGCCGCAAACTTAACATTAAAAAATTAAGCTATAAAATATAATTTGTAACGGTAACAGATAGACGCCAATGAGATAGATTTAAGACAGATACTGCCATAAGAGCGAGACGATTATAGGTAGTAGGCATTCCTGCTCCAACTGCTTTTTTATAATTTGCACCTCTCAACTTATAAGGCTCATCTCTTAAATCATAGATGAAAGCATTCCGTTGTTTCAGGAATTTTTTGTTTGATTCATTCCAAAGTTTTTGATGTCCAATTTCCCAAGAATTTATGAGTTTCTTCTGAAGGTTTTTAGCGTAGTTCTTGTCAGTCTGTATTTTCTGCAAGTAGTAGAAGTAACAGTCTCGCGCATGTTGTGCACGCATTCCGTGAAAATTGATAAGATTATTCATTTCTTCTTTAGAAAAAACATTCTCATCGTTAGCTATATTTTTAAATGTTTTAAGTACAAGTGGTACATCTTGTGGAAGAATAAGCTGTTCTTGATATTTTCCACCTTTACCTCTTTGTACGATGACATAATAGTTTCCAGAGGCATCTCGTTTCAAATCTTCTCCTTTTAAATCATAGAGTTCACTGCGACGGATACCGACTGCTTTTTGAAAAGCGATGACCCGAGAGAAGCGAGAGTCATTCTCTTGTCGCTTTCCTTGAGCGTTTTTCTCACGTTTTCGTCCACGTATAATTGTATCGCTAGTCCGCTTGTTTTTTCTTATTCTATTCATATTTATGTTAGTTGCTTTACAGACTGGTGCGAGGTAGGTATGAATTGTCGCTGCTGTGTACTGTTTGGGATCATTAGCTAAGTCATTATGATAGTCTTGAATGACTTGTTCTGTAATATCTTCTTTCTTCTTGATATTGTGTTCTTTAGCCCATTTGACAAATCTTGTGATTGAACGTTTATATGTTGTTCGTGTTCGATTGTTTTTTACCTCTTGAGTGGCTAAGATGAACAAATCGTGTTTTAGTGAATTTCTTTTTCTTGGCATTTTCTTACCCCTTTCTTTATCATTTCTTATTACTGTTAAAATGCCTCCCACTCTTTTTTAGATAGAGCTGAGTATGCTCTAAGATAACATCCGCTGAGACAGTTGGCGTTTTCAATGTCATTCAGTAATCACTGTTGTACATCTTTGATATTATCCTAATGCCGTTGTTACGGTTATTTTTTATGAACAAATTTCATAAAATTACCTCATTAAACATTTTTTTCTTTACTCTTTTGGCTACAAAATGGTTATTCTTTACTCATTTCATTCGTAGAATAACCATTTTGTTTCATCTTATTTACTTTCTTTTTCCCTGTCTATTAGCTTCAACGACACAAGCTAAAAGAACCAGTACCATCATCACTCCCATTTTTCACCGAGTCCGGTGTTGGATTGATAAAAAGATACCTTGCATATTAATTACCTCCATTTCTTCAATTCTTTCTATGAATAGTATGCCTAAAAAAAGAAAATATAAAAGTACAAGTATAACTAAAAAGAATTAAATAAGGTTAAAAATAATTTTTCATTTTACTTTTTCTGGCATACTGACTATTGAAAGATTTGATGAGCAATTAATGTGAGTCAAATTAGTAGAAGAGAAAGGAACAGAAGGTGATGTATGATGTTTGGTAAATAATCAAATAAGTTAAAAATAGTCTCTATTTTTTGATTTACTTTTTCTGGCATACTAATGATATATAAAAAGTCTAGTGGTAAAAAGTCAAGAAAAAGTTGAATAACTTTTAGTTAATTTTCTAGAAAAAAGGGTGCAGTAAAAACACCTAGTGAAAATCGCTTTTTTCACTAGCTTATCCAAGGACTTGTGCCGATAATCAATTATCTTCCATAAGCCTCCTTGGTGGCGTATAGAGTTGGCGGTTGCGTAGTAGCACATCCACCAGACGCACAAACTTTCTAGCAGTTAAGACGATGGCTCTTTTGTGTTGGTGTTTAGGCACTTCTTGATACTTCTTCTTGTAAAAGGCTTGATATTCGCTATCATGTCGTCTGACAGAGTTGGCGGCTTCAACTAAGTAATAACGGAGATAGCGGTTGCCTCGTTTCACAAGGTCAGTATTTGGAGAATGAGCGTTCCCAGATTGATTCTGTTTCCAGTTCAATCCCGCATATTTAGCGACTTGAGGATGGTCTTTAAAGCGTTCAATCTGTCCAATCTCAGCGATAATCCCTGCAGCGTAGACTTTCCCGACACCAGGTATAGAGGTTAGACATTGATATTCAGGAATGACCTCTACCATATCCTCGATAGCTTTATCAATATCCTTAATCATCTTCTCAAGATGTCGCATTTCTCTAGCTAATAATCCAAGCACCACATTGACGGAATCCTGTTGGAGTTTAGAGAGTCGATAAGACCCACGAATAGCAGCTTGAATGGCTTTCGCTAATTTCTCAGGCGCTTTAAATCGGCCTCTTCCCATTTTTTGGATGAAGTCAGCCAAGTCATTGAGTGGAATATTAGCCAAGTCATCAAGAGTATAGTCTTCCGTCATCAAAGAGATGACAGTGCTAGACCAGAGATTGGTAGTTAGCTCTTCATTCTTGATTTCAGTTGATAAGGTATTGCACTTATAATAAATATTTTCAATAAAGTGCTGTTTGGTTCTTGTTAGCTGTTCAATGAGTTGAAGTCTCGTTCTAGTCAGATGTTGGAGGGCAAGGTATTTCTCTTCTTTGAGAAAGGCAGGGGAAAAGCGCTCAATCCGAAAATAATCAGCGATGTAGAAGGCATCAATGGTATCATTTTTGCTTTCTTCAAAGGCTTCGCGATATTTCTTAATCTTATTGGGCTGTTCCACCATCACTTCAACGTTAAGAGCCTTCAATTGACTATCTTCATGAAAGAACATAGCAGGGTGAAAGCTATAGAGACTAGTTGCTTCCATGCCGATGACGATTCGTTCAAAGATATGGATTTCATGAAGCTGAAGGATCTTTTCCTTAATTTCAGAAGCACCAGCTAGGTCATTAGAAAGAGAAGCTGTAAAGGGAGTTGTTGTATCACTGAGCATGATACAGACATCAAGTTTGGTAGAGCTAACATCTAAACCGACAAAACATTTCATTTGGAAGGTCTCCTTTCATATGGATTTGGAAAATTTCTTGACTACTGTAAGGTTCCCCAGAAACACCTTGAACCAACAGCCTCGCATAATAGAATTCACATCACTAGCTCACCTGCCGCCTGTACGCTACTAAGTACAGAAGTGAGACTAGTGGAAACAGCTAGTGTGTTGGAAGTAGGGACAAGGCTTGGGTAACAGACTTTCTTCGGAAGTCTAAGCAACAAGGAGGAGAAGAAACAACCATGAGTCCATTCCATGACTCTATTGTTCTGGAAAACCTTGCAATAGTCAAGTTAAAAATTGTTAAAACTTGGGATTAAAAATCCCCATAAACTTATTTTACGAGGAGGAGAATTATGCTTCAATGTGAAAAAGAACTTTTACACTTTCTTATTAGAGTTATCGCAGAATCTGAAATTCGGGCAGGTTATTACAACAATGATTTCATCACAGAGCGTTATACAACTGATGATTATTATGAATATAGTTTACTAAACGATGGGTCGGATATAGTCATTCGTTTTTATCATGATAGTGATGACAGAAATGAAGAGTTTGTCATTACGTTTGCTTTATACGATGATATGCATGAACCAGTTTTGGTTAAATTTCCTTTTTTAGATGGAGAGAATGATATTACTGACTATAAAGAAGTAATAGAAGTTATCATTCATCGTTACATTGTAGAAAATTGGCATGATACTATGGAAGAAATTAGCGAAGTTGGAATTAGTGCCTTTGTTCGAAATAATAGCAGCAAATTACTTATTGAGTCTTAATATGACAAAAGCAGCACCCTGTTGGTAGCTGCTATTTTTTTATAAAAAAATTATTTTAAAGTTCGAACAAGCGTATTGATAGCTTGAATAATCTCTTTTCGCTTATGTTTAGGTAAGTCATTCATTAAAAGAATCAAATCTTCAATATCACTATCTGGAGTGAATTCTATATCAAAAAATGTAGTAATATCTACTTCTAGTGCCTCCATAACTTTTGATAAAGTTGAGAGTGTGATATTATTTGGCTTATTTTCTAGTTTGTAGATATAGTTGTAGCCGAGGCTAGCTTTTTCTTCTAGCTCCATCTGTGTCATCCCTTTTTGGATTCGTAGTAGGCGTATTCGTTTGGAGATGTATTCTTGTAGTTTGTTATCCATGATTGTACCTCTACAATCTATCATACATATAATATTTGATAAAACAAACCATCATAAAAAACTGTTCTTTTCTCAAACAGTTGCAAAAAACTGTTTTTATTGATAAAATAGCTTTAAAAAATAGTTCTTGGAGTATTTTATGGTCAAAAACAAAACTATTCACACACATGGCTCTATCCGTAAGTTGAAGGCTTATGGAGCAGTCGGAGTTCTTGCCATTGGGATGATGGCAACGGTTGGAACTGTTCAAGTCAAGGCAGATGAAGCGGGAAACACTTCTGCCCTTGTTGCCCCTACAACGAATGAAGTGACAGCAACTCAGGTTGATCAGGCAAAAGAACAAGTCGTTGCTGCTGAACAAACCCTTAATCAAGCACAAAGCAACCTTGCTACGGCAGAGCAAGCAGTTCCTGCTCTGGAAGCTCAGTACAACACGGCAACTCAAGCAGTGGAAACGAAACAAGCTGAAGTAGAAAGTGCTCAAAACGAAGTCAATCAGACTCCTGTCGCTGAGGCAGAAAAACAAGTCGAAACAACAACCCAAACAGTTGCGACTAAAGAAGATACAATCAAAGAAAATCAAACGGCAGTCAGCACCCTTGAAAATGAAGTGGCAGTCTCTACCACAGCTGTGACAAATGCAGAAAAGCAAGTAACAAACGCCGAACAAGCAAAGGCGCAAGCCGATAAACAACTGGCTCAAGATGTGGCAGATGAAAAAGCGGCACAAGCTCAAGTCGCAGCTAGCCAAGCAGAAGTGACGAAATCAACCGCTACTGTCGCAACGAAAGAACGAAAAGTAGCACAAGCCACTCAAGAAGTCACTGCAAAAGAAGCAGAAGCCCAAACTGCTGAAACCAAACTAGCAGAAGCAAAAGCGGCAGATGCCAAACGCCAACAAGCGATTGATGTAGCCCAAAGTCAAGTCACAAACAGCCAAACGCAAGTAACCAATGCTGAGAATCAGCTCAAGACTGCAAATAGCAACTTGACCACTGTTCAAAATGCCATTGCAACGGCTCAAGCAGAAGTGGACAAGGCAAACTTGGCACTAGGTTCTATCTACACTATCAAGCTCACAGATACTTACAAGAACTTGCTTGAAAAATTCTATGAAGCACGTTATGTCACAAAAGACACTAACGAGATGAACCGTATCTGGAAAGAGTTGGAAACTGAAAGTCATCGTTTGCTTCTTGGAGATGAAGAATCTAAAAAGGAATACAGAAAATTCCAAGCTGCTCTTCGAGCTGTGGATGCAAATAATCGGGT
This window contains:
- a CDS encoding phage integrase N-terminal SAM-like domain-containing protein, which translates into the protein MPRKRNSLKHDLFILATQEVKNNRTRTTYKRSITRFVKWAKEHNIKKKEDITEQVIQDYHNDLANDPKQYTAATIHTYLAPVCKATNINMNRIRKNKRTSDTIIRGRKREKNAQGKRQENDSRFSRVIAFQKAVGIRRSELYDLKGEDLKRDASGNYYVIVQRGKGGKYQEQLILPQDVPLVLKTFKNIANDENVFSKEEMNNLINFHGMRAQHARDCYFYYLQKIQTDKNYAKNLQKKLINSWEIGHQKLWNESNKKFLKQRNAFIYDLRDEPYKLRGANYKKAVGAGMPTTYNRLALMAVSVLNLSHWRLSVTVTNYIL
- a CDS encoding IS66 family transposase, with the protein product MTYPVETEEITYKRKKKKGVRKAILSQFEPEEVHHELTGAACTCPDCHGELKEIGACIQRQEDDWNKLGLPITRKEMANWHIKSSQYYFEPLYDLLREKLLEQSVLHADETSYKVLESDSQLTYYWTFLSGKHEETGITLYHHDKRRSGLVVKEFLGDYGGYVHCDMWSAYRQLENAKLVGCWAHVRRKFFDATPKQADKQSLGLKGLAYCDNLFALEASWESLRSEERLVKRQTELAPLMDEFFEWCRAQAVLPGSKLGQAIEYSLKCEATFKAVLEDGNLVLSNNMAERSIKSLVIGRKNWLFSQSFEGAKSTAIILSLLETAKRHGLDSEKYITYLLEKLPNEETLAKKEVIEVYLPWSKHIQENCK
- the rplL gene encoding 50S ribosomal protein L7/L12 — encoded protein: MALNIENIIAEIKEASILELNDLVKAIEEEFGVTAAAPVAVAAAGAADAGAAKDSFDVELTSAGDKKVGVIKVVREITGLGLKEAKELVDGAPAMVKEGVATAEAEEIKAKLEEAGASVTLK
- a CDS encoding helix-turn-helix transcriptional regulator; its protein translation is MDNKLQEYISKRIRLLRIQKGMTQMELEEKASLGYNYIYKLENKPNNITLSTLSKVMEALEVDITTFFDIEFTPDSDIEDLILLMNDLPKHKRKEIIQAINTLVRTLK
- a CDS encoding ABC transporter permease; this translates as MSKKMQQIAVPLISVVLGIVLGAIVMWIFGYDALWGYEELFKTAFGSLRSLGEISRAMGPLILIALGFAVASKAGFFNVGLPGQALSGWIMSAWFALSFPDLPRMVMIPMTIIIGMVSGGIIGAIPGILRAYLGTSEVIVTIMMNYIVLYVGNAFIRSFPKSVMQSVDSSIKVGANATYQTEWLRALTNNSRMNIGIFFAIIAVIAIWFMLKKTTLGFEIRSVGLNPNASEYAGMSSKRTIILSMIISGALAGLGGVVEGLGTFQNVYVQGSSLSVGFNGMAVSLLATNSPVGIPFAAFLFGVLQVGAPGMNTATIPSELVNIVTASIIFFVSVHYIIERYMKPKKHAKGGK
- the rpsU gene encoding 30S ribosomal protein S21, which gives rise to MSKTVVRKNESLDDALRRFKRAVTKAGTLQETRKREFYEKPSVKRKRKSEAARKRKKF
- a CDS encoding transposase, whose product is MSSLEKIIETQAKTIESLSNELALLREQVAYLTQKLYGKSSEKSPQMDGQMSLFGEEALPEEDADLPS
- the tnpB gene encoding IS66 family insertion sequence element accessory protein TnpB (TnpB, as the term is used for proteins encoded by IS66 family insertion elements, is considered an accessory protein, since TnpC, encoded by a neighboring gene, is a DDE family transposase.) gives rise to the protein MTIRLSDLGQVYLVCGKTDMRQGIDSLAYLVKSQHELDPFSGAVYLFCGGQRDRFKALYWDGQGFWLLYKRFENGKLAWPRNSDEVEALTAEQVDWLMKGFSIRPKIKVSKSRDFY
- the rplJ gene encoding 50S ribosomal protein L10, translating into MSEAIIAKKAELVDVVAEKMKAAASIVVVDARGLTVEQDTVLRRELRGSEVEYKVIKNSILRRAAEKAGLEDLSSVFVGPSAVAFSNEDVIAPAKILNDFSKNAEALEIKGGAIEGAVASKEEILALATLPNREGLLSMLLSVLQAPVRNVALAVKAVAESKEDAA
- a CDS encoding ABC transporter permease, which encodes MSFVTMLGLLVSSMLIYAAPLIFTSIGGAYSEHAGVVNVGLEGIMVMGAFSGVVFNLTFYETFGALTPWLSLFVGGIVGLVFSLIHAVATINFRADHVVSGTVLNLMAPALAIFLVKALYGKGQTDNIQVSFGKFDFPILSNIPIIGDIFFKNTSLMGYVAIGFAFLSWFIMFKTKFGLRLRSVGEHPQAADTLGINVYLMKYYGVMISGFLGGVGGAIYAQSISVNFAATTIIGPGFISLAAMIFGKWNPIGAMLSSLFFGLSQSLAVIGSQLPFLSHVPAVYLQIAPYVLTIVVLAAFFGKAVAPKADGVNYIKSK
- a CDS encoding IS110 family transposase, yielding MKCFVGLDVSSTKLDVCIMLSDTTTPFTASLSNDLAGASEIKEKILQLHEIHIFERIVIGMEATSLYSFHPAMFFHEDSQLKALNVEVMVEQPNKIKKYREAFEESKNDTIDAFYIADYFRIERFSPAFLKEEKYLALQHLTRTRLQLIEQLTRTKQHFIENIYYKCNTLSTEIKNEELTTNLWSSTVISLMTEDYTLDDLANIPLNDLADFIQKMGRGRFKAPEKLAKAIQAAIRGSYRLSKLQQDSVNVVLGLLAREMRHLEKMIKDIDKAIEDMVEVIPEYQCLTSIPGVGKVYAAGIIAEIGQIERFKDHPQVAKYAGLNWKQNQSGNAHSPNTDLVKRGNRYLRYYLVEAANSVRRHDSEYQAFYKKKYQEVPKHQHKRAIVLTARKFVRLVDVLLRNRQLYTPPRRLMEDN